Proteins from a single region of SAR324 cluster bacterium:
- a CDS encoding DUF2256 domain-containing protein, whose amino-acid sequence MPHKKPNLPQKICPVCQRPFIWRRKWVRDWDQVRYCSERCRRKGV is encoded by the coding sequence GTGCCACACAAAAAGCCTAACCTGCCCCAGAAAATTTGCCCTGTTTGTCAGCGTCCATTTATTTGGAGGCGAAAATGGGTCCGTGATTGGGACCAGGTTCGTTACTGCAGTGAGCGCTGTCGGCGTAAGGGTGTTTAA
- a CDS encoding adenine phosphoribosyltransferase yields MNEPAAHLKSLVRTIPDFPKPGILFRDITTLLSNPAAFQETLQLLVSRYRNAELHGICGIESRGFLIGAPLALELGIAFVPIRKSGKLPAAVERVEYSLEYGMDSLEIHKDALQPGQRVLLADDLLATGGTISAAAQLVHRLDTIVHEAAFIIELEGLGGREKLSCPAFSLMRFTEE; encoded by the coding sequence TTGAACGAACCAGCTGCCCATCTCAAATCGCTTGTCCGTACGATTCCTGACTTTCCAAAACCTGGAATACTCTTCAGAGACATCACGACCTTGCTGAGTAACCCTGCTGCATTTCAGGAGACTCTTCAGCTGCTGGTCAGTCGCTATCGTAATGCAGAGCTTCACGGTATCTGTGGCATTGAATCAAGGGGCTTTCTCATCGGTGCTCCACTCGCCTTGGAATTGGGGATCGCCTTCGTGCCTATTCGTAAATCTGGGAAACTCCCTGCGGCTGTCGAACGGGTTGAATACTCGCTGGAGTATGGAATGGACTCTTTGGAAATTCATAAAGATGCGCTTCAACCAGGTCAGCGAGTACTCCTGGCAGACGATCTTTTGGCAACAGGTGGAACAATTTCTGCGGCAGCGCAGCTTGTTCATCGATTGGATACTATCGTTCATGAAGCTGCTTTCATCATAGAATTGGAAGGCCTTGGTGGTCGAGAGAAACTGTCATGCCCAGCCTTTTCATTGATGCGCTTCACAGAGGAGTGA
- the rfaE2 gene encoding D-glycero-beta-D-manno-heptose 1-phosphate adenylyltransferase, with product MADSFKKICDWVEVKKRIESWKQAGQKIGFTNGCFDILHAGHVHYLQDSSAQADKLIVGLNSDASVQTLKGSSRPIVPEEDRAYVLSGLEAVAAVVIFEEETPFELIEWLEPDLLMKGGDYKAEEIVGYDSVTKRGGVVKVLPFLDGRSTTNIVQRIRELTT from the coding sequence ATGGCAGATTCGTTCAAAAAGATCTGTGATTGGGTAGAAGTGAAAAAGCGCATAGAGAGTTGGAAACAAGCTGGGCAAAAGATTGGTTTTACGAACGGTTGCTTTGATATTTTGCATGCAGGCCATGTCCACTACTTGCAAGATTCATCAGCTCAAGCTGACAAATTGATTGTGGGGTTAAATTCCGATGCCTCTGTTCAAACCTTGAAAGGAAGCAGCCGTCCAATTGTACCAGAAGAAGACCGAGCATATGTCCTCAGCGGGCTGGAAGCGGTTGCTGCTGTAGTAATCTTTGAAGAGGAAACTCCATTTGAGCTTATAGAATGGCTAGAACCGGATTTGCTGATGAAGGGGGGTGACTACAAAGCTGAAGAGATCGTGGGTTACGACTCCGTCACAAAAAGAGGAGGGGTAGTGAAGGTATTGCCTTTTCTGGATGGCCGCTCAACGACAAATATCGTTCAACGTATCAGAGAACTGACAACATGA
- the rfaD gene encoding ADP-glyceromanno-heptose 6-epimerase encodes MIIVTGGAGFIGSNLIWGLNQIGIEDILVVDNLSQADKHQNLNSLKIADFLDKEDFLAELPKLENVQTIFHQGACSSTTETDGRYMMENNYQFSKTLLHHSLENKINFLYASSASVYGDGSAGFREERTCEWPLNVYAFSKFSFDNYVRRRLSQASSQVLGLRYFNVYGPQENHKGKMASVAFHLFGQLAQGQKMKLFAGSEGFRRDFIFVDDIVQMNLHFYQTKGSGIFNAGTGKARSFQDIATILQQLEPAGQIEIIPFPDHLQGKYQEFTEADTDLLCKAGYKRPMISLEDGVRQYYDLWKRTGGYRRD; translated from the coding sequence ATGATCATCGTTACTGGAGGAGCTGGTTTTATTGGCAGCAACCTGATCTGGGGACTCAACCAGATTGGTATTGAAGACATTCTTGTGGTGGATAATCTGTCTCAAGCCGATAAGCATCAAAATTTAAATTCCCTAAAGATTGCTGATTTTCTTGATAAAGAAGACTTCCTAGCTGAATTGCCGAAATTAGAGAATGTACAGACCATTTTTCACCAAGGTGCCTGCTCCTCGACTACGGAAACAGACGGACGCTACATGATGGAGAACAACTATCAGTTCTCTAAAACCTTGCTGCACCACTCTCTGGAAAACAAGATCAACTTCCTCTATGCCTCCAGCGCTTCAGTTTACGGAGATGGAAGCGCAGGATTTCGTGAAGAGAGAACCTGTGAGTGGCCTCTCAACGTTTACGCATTCTCCAAATTCTCCTTTGACAACTACGTTAGGCGGCGGTTATCCCAAGCTTCTTCACAGGTTTTGGGCCTGCGCTATTTCAATGTCTATGGCCCCCAGGAAAACCACAAAGGCAAGATGGCTTCTGTTGCTTTCCACCTCTTTGGCCAACTAGCCCAAGGTCAGAAAATGAAATTGTTTGCAGGAAGCGAGGGCTTTCGGCGTGATTTCATCTTCGTAGATGACATTGTGCAAATGAACCTGCATTTCTACCAGACCAAGGGCAGTGGAATCTTTAATGCGGGTACAGGGAAAGCAAGAAGTTTCCAAGACATCGCTACCATATTGCAACAGCTTGAACCAGCAGGACAGATCGAAATCATACCGTTCCCCGATCACCTCCAAGGCAAATATCAGGAATTTACTGAAGCCGACACGGATCTTCTATGTAAAGCAGGTTATAAGCGTCCAATGATTTCGTTGGAAGACGGAGTACGTCAATACTATGATCTCTGGAAGCGAACTGGAGGCTACCGTCGGGACTAA